The Diabrotica virgifera virgifera chromosome 10, PGI_DIABVI_V3a genome has a window encoding:
- the LOC126893092 gene encoding uncharacterized protein LOC126893092: MAQRFNVSALLFENDVSWKNIEKIYGNNVSTKDIVNLSISDDGEVSSFEIDPYLCRDSSNVQKFAAIASSEDSNNDDENDKNFELPVHLKQISSESDSYSISDEKNNTSHPEKSTNKILESKNQRKKITLCKFCQNDFMSRNFVRHMQTFHGEEKEVIKLLQYPKNSKARRAAFKLLRNETNFDLYIQGDIRPTRSLTETQTSNFYPSIYCRGLYKKSYLKRHNRICKQKNRGGSSSNYVSESQTLTACVMDPTNVVSKLIVKEQVFDKMKGDDIAFEAKKDLLIVNFGNSYLKNIRERYILRPKNFDAILSAARVLCGYNSIKKIISSPSIALHLGTYLKLCCNELLHLILKEAPGFTCTTKDECKNCQRDIHNLRTLLENRWSLEIASLANKDIQEKKMENAKARTTSLVILFNTRRIGDVQYLKIQQYSSERKTDFSDFENVLTEGEKAITREYKRIVCSGKGSRAVVILLPKMLQGFIETLIKHRHKYIATIMTMCLQFQAVR, encoded by the exons atGG CGCAGCGCTTCAATGTATCTGCATTACTTTTCGAAAATGACGTAAGTTggaaaaatatcgaaaaaatatatGGGAATAACGTTAGTACAAAAGACATAGTCAATTTAAGCATATCCGATGATGGTGAAGTATCCAGCTTCGAAATTGATCCTTACTTATGTCGTGACAGTAGCAATGTTCAGAAATTTGCCGCCATTGCCAGTTCAGAAGATAGCAATAACGATGACGAAAACGATAAAAATTTTGAGTTACCAGTTCACTTAAAACAAATCTCTTCTGAAAGTGACAGCTACTCCATCAGTGATGAAAAAAATAACACGTCTCATCCAGAAAAGAGCACTAACAAAATATTAGAATCTAAAAACCAAAGAAAAAAGATAACATTGTGTAAGTTCTGCCAAAACGACTTTATGTCAAGAAACTTTGTAAGACATATGCAAACGTTTCACGGAGAAGAAAAGGAAGTAATAAAATTATTGCAGTATCCAAAAAACTCTAAAGCAAGAAGAGCAGCTTTTAAGTTACTAAGAAACGAAACGAATTTTGATTTGTATATACAAGGAGATATACGTCCAACAAGAAGCTTAACCGAGACTCAAACGTCCAACTTTTATCCGAGTATATACTGTAGAGGCTTGTATAAAAAGTCATATCTTAAACGACATAACAGAATTTGCAAACAAAAAAACCGTGGTGGTTCCAGTAGTAATTACGTATCTGAATCGCAAACCCTTACAGCCTGTGTAATGGATCCAACGAACGTTGTCTCCAAATTAATTGTTAAGGAACAAGTCTTCGACAAAATGAAAGGAGATGATATAGCATTTGAAGCAAAAAAAGATCTGCTAATTgttaattttggaaattcttACTTAAAAAACATAAGAGAGAGG TATATTTTAAGACCCAAAAATTTCGACGCTATCCTAAGTGCTGCAAGAGTTTTATGTGGATATAATAGTATTAAAAAGATAATCAGTTCTCCTAGTATCGCGTTGCACTTGGGTACGTACCTAAAACTATGTTGCAATGAACTACTCCAtttaatactaaaagaagcaCCTGGTTTTACGTGTACAACAAAAGACGAATGCAAGAACTGCCAAAGGGATATACATAATTTGAGAACGTTGCTGGAAAATCGTTGGAGTTTGGAAATTGCTTCTCTTGCTAACAAAGATAttcaagaaaaaaaaatggaaaatgccAAAGCTCGTACCACTT CATTAGTCATCCTTTTTAACACAAGACGAATAGGTGATGTCCAGTACTTAAAAATTCAGCAATACAGTAGCGAAAGAAAAACGGACTTcagtgattttgaaaatgttttaactgaaggAGAAAAGGCAATTACGAGAGAATACAAAAGAATAGTGTGTTCTGGTAAAGGCTCTCGAGCTGTTGTTATCTTACTTCCAAAAATGTTGCAAGGTTtcatagaaactttaataaaacataGACATAAATACATTGCGACGATAATGACTATGTGTTTGCAATTCCAGGCAGTAAGATAA